The DNA region TCAGACGGCTTAAGTAAGGATTTATCACGCCTTTTAAAGGCTAATCATTTGGGCGTTTTCATGTTTAAAAAACTTAGCAAAAAAGAGCTTTATAGCGGGGAGGAATATGAAATTTTATTTGGCTTTGACAAAAAACACAAAAAAGAACTTAAAAAAATCGCCAAAAAACACAAAATCAAACTCAATATTTTTGCTAAAGCAGTGAAAGGAAAATATGAATTTAAAGGACGAGAACACCATTTTTAAGCCCTTGCGTGTGCTAAGACATAGTAAAATTAATGCGTATTTTAGTAAAAATAGCGAAGATTTTGTCGTAAGGGAAAAACCGCTTTATGAGTTTAGTGGGGATGGGGAGCATTTGATTATCCAAATTTGCAAAAAGGACCTTAGCACAAACGAGGCTTTGCGAATTTTAAGCGAATTTAGTGGGGCTAAAATGCGTGATTTTGGCTATGCAGGACTTAAAGATAAGCAAGGATGCACCTTTCAGCACATCTCTTTACCTAAAAAATTTGAAGCAAAACTTAGTCATTTTTCCCACCCTAAAATGAAAATTATGCAAAGTTTTATCCATAATAATAAGCTAAGAATAGGACATTTAAAGGGAAATTCCTTTTTTATCAGGCTTAAAAAAGTGCTAGCTAGTGATGCGCTTAAACTAGAACAAGCCTTAGAAAATCTTAACAAAATGGGCTTTGCAAATTATTTTGGCTATCAGCGTTTTGGCAAATTTAAAGATAATTATAAAGAGGGACTTGCCATTTTACAGGGTAAAAAGATGAAAAATGTCAAAATGAAAGATTTTTTACTTTCTGCTTTTCAAAGTGAGCTTTTTAATCGCTATCTTAGCAAAAGAGTGGAAATTTCGCATTTTTCTAAGGAATTTAGCCTTAGTGAGCTAGGTGAAATTTATCACATTTCTAAAGAAGAAGCAAAAAGCTTAAAAACACAAAAGCAGTTTTTTAAACTTTTAAAAAACGAGGTTTTGGGACATTATCCTTTTGGGAAGTGTTTTTTGTGTGAAAATTTAGAAAATGAGCTTGTAAGATTTAGGGCAAGAGATATTAGTGCTATGGGGCTTTTAGTGGGAGTTAGGGCGTTTGAGTGTGGGGAGGGTTTTGCGAAAAATTTAGAACAAGAATTTTTTAAAGAAGGCTTGGAATTTAGGAATCAAATGCAAGGCTCAAGGCGTTTTATGTGGGGATATTTAAAAGATTTAAAATATCATTATGACGCACAAAAGGCACATTTTAGCTTTGAATTTTTCTTAGAAAAAGGCTCTTATGCAACTGTTATTTTGGACGAGCTTTTGCAAAATGAGGGTTTAGAAAGCTAAATTTTTTTAAAAAAAAGCCGATATTA from Campylobacter upsaliensis includes:
- the truD gene encoding tRNA pseudouridine(13) synthase TruD; its protein translation is MNLKDENTIFKPLRVLRHSKINAYFSKNSEDFVVREKPLYEFSGDGEHLIIQICKKDLSTNEALRILSEFSGAKMRDFGYAGLKDKQGCTFQHISLPKKFEAKLSHFSHPKMKIMQSFIHNNKLRIGHLKGNSFFIRLKKVLASDALKLEQALENLNKMGFANYFGYQRFGKFKDNYKEGLAILQGKKMKNVKMKDFLLSAFQSELFNRYLSKRVEISHFSKEFSLSELGEIYHISKEEAKSLKTQKQFFKLLKNEVLGHYPFGKCFLCENLENELVRFRARDISAMGLLVGVRAFECGEGFAKNLEQEFFKEGLEFRNQMQGSRRFMWGYLKDLKYHYDAQKAHFSFEFFLEKGSYATVILDELLQNEGLES